Proteins from a single region of Thalassophryne amazonica chromosome 22, fThaAma1.1, whole genome shotgun sequence:
- the fam3c gene encoding protein FAM3C, giving the protein MVRAGGILKLATVIFAFLLAIFFLFEWLDINMDFRVRHSIGKSEMNIIPTKPSRNKCGLSKPCSTGYFSFKMASGAASVVGPRICFEDKILMSSVKNNVGRGINIALIDGKTGDLKKTDFFDMWGGEVAPLIQFIKEIEDGTVVMMASYDDAATKLNDEARNLISELGSSLITNVAFRDNWIFVGGKGIKTKSPFEQHIKNSAETNKFEGWPEVLEMEGCIPKRQD; this is encoded by the exons ATGGTGAGAGCTGGAG GTATTCTGAAGTTGGCCACGGTCATCTTTGCCTTCCTCCTAGCCATCTTCTTTCTTTTTGAATGGTTAGATATTAACATGGATTTTAGAGTGCGCCACTCGATTG GAAAGAGTGAAATGAATATAATCC CGACCAAGCCCAGCAGGAACAAATGTGGGTTGAGTAAGCCATGTTCGACTGGATACTTCTCCTTCAAAATGGCCAGTGGAGCTGCCAGCGTGGTGGGTCCCAGAATCTGCTTCGAAGACAAGAT ACTCATGAGCAGCGTGAAGAACAACGTGGGGCGAGGAATCAACATCGCTCTGATTGACG GGAAAACGGGGGACCTGAAGAAAACTGATTTCTTCGATATGTGGGGAGGAG AGGTGGCTCCTTTAATTCAATTTATCAAAGAAATTGAAGACGGGACAGTTGTGATGATGGCCTCATATGACGATGCTGCCACAAA ACTCAATGATGAAGCCAGGAATCTTATTTCTGAACTTGGCAGTTCACTTATCACCAATGTGGCCTTCCGAGATAACTGGATCTTTGTTGGGGGCAAAGGCATCAAAACCAAAAGTCCATTTGAGCAG CACATAAAGAACAGCGCAGAAACCAACAAATTTGAGGGCTGGCCAGAAGTGCTGGAGATGGAAGGCTGTATACCCAAGAGGCAGGACTGA